The genomic window GAACAACTTATATGGTCTTTAAACAGATAACTCAAGAATCAAgataaatatcaaaacaaaatttgatgtcAATTTGTTTGAACATGAGCTACCAGAACTcaaaataaaacatacatatgtatgtatgtatgtgctatatgtgtattatcgatggaaaattaaaatctacattatataaataaaaacaatgtgtTAATTTGAAAAGGTAGTTTTATTTCTATTGATTatgagaaaaatacaaaaatatcataTAACACACAACTGCAGGAGAAACTGTACCTTATTGACATACGCATAcactagatatacatatgtatgtatgtatataacgcaTGTACAACTTTTTTTCGCCCACCACTGTGTGCATCTATAAGATTAAATATCTAGTTTTGCATTTTGTTTGACATGCTGTCCTGATTTCGTGCTTTGTTTTGCTTCGCCAAAATTCACATTTCCGTTTTGCTTCAAGTTTCGTCTTCGCAGTGTTGCTAGATTACTAGAACACAAGAAACGTCAAAGAATTATTGTCCAACAATAAGactttatgaaaacaaaaacaatatttattacacattaagttaaaaaatgtttaatttttcatagTATTAAATCTATACAACTGCATGATCTAATACGAATTCATAtacttattaattaaaatgtttttgtttacttggtGTCCACCCTGTTTTCAGATCATGAGTCAAAAAGATGTCATGAAATTAGCGGCAAAACGTGAGCGTTTTCATAGAAGTTACCGCGTATTTTATTACTTTGTGAAGACTTTAGCATATTTGTTTTgattcttaattttattatatatccGAAAGATTGTGAATGCATGTgtattttgaatgttttattcCATTTAAACTTATGTGTCACTGCATGTTAAAACGTGCGTAGATTGGTAAAGAGGGAGTGTACCAATTATGTCTGGGAAGCGTAATATATCGTACGTTAAACCACAAGATCCCAGTTTTTTAGCCAAGTTAAAGTCACAAATCGGATATAAAGAAGGGCCAACTGTGGAAACCAAGGTAATTATAAGACGCACTTTGTTTGATTGAAAACATTAATGAGGAAACCTTTAGCGTCAAAAAGTTGATTTCGACGAACATAGCTCAGATAGCGACCGCGAAGAGGAGAAGCCCCAAATCGTTGTTTTGCAGAGTGGAGATTTGACAGCTGAAGAAGTGCAGAAAGAGGAAGCTCGAATCGCAAAAGGTACaagtttttatttagaaaattgaGTGTAAATACTATATAGCGAAAACATTGAGCTCTATATCAAAATACAGCAAAAATAATTTGACACATATGTAcgaatgtgtatacatatgtatattagtcaAGGTAAAAAAGTCGCAACtttatagtatagtatatacatatatatatatacgtattataatataagtatgtacgtatgcatgtTGGTGCGCAGAAAATCAGACACCGTCCCCCACAATGtggatgtccgtccgtctgttctgtcattttttacaattgttattgtactcctttttgctttgtttttgttgtttacgcTGGTAGAGTGTTGCCTGACTGGCTCTTGCTTGTCAATTTTAGCTGTCAGTTTAGTTCAGTTCAGTTGAGTCAGAGTCGAGCGTTGTGTCGTTTTCTTTGCTTTAACCGTTTCGTCCACGCTTTTTCCTCATTTTCGCCaactgcaaaatttaatttaacaaaaaagtggaaaaatcgaAAGGTATATGAAAAAGTGGAGTTTTAGCACTTGGTGTCCTGttttaaattagttattttattatatgctatcgcattatatatgtacatattagtgTGTGCAaagatgtttaaaaaaatttcattgttgcTCAAAAGTTTAAGCCATGcaataaatcatttattttctatactaaaaacaaaaataaagtgaaaacaaatgtttaaaaGCGGAGGAAAAACTACTTTTTATGGATATCAACCAACTTTTATAATTGCTCAATTGAAATGCGCAATGTCCTCGGTAAAAGATACCTAACCTATAAATTTTTGGCCCAGAGGAGTCCCATATAAGTTGGACCTCATACCACCGCCTACCTATTATTTTTACGTAGCCACGCCTCGGTGGTCCGTCGTTTTCTTCAATGCCCGTCTGCATCACCATCAAGGCTGCAAGCAATGCTGTACACCAATTTAAGACACCTCGACTACCACCGTTGCAAGCTACATGCCAGCGGAGCACCCTTGATGCGGTGACACACGCACACGTTTAGACAGTATACTGGGGCTCCGCTAAAGCAAACCGACCGATGAAAAATTGTGTGAAAGAGAAATTGGTGAAGCAGGCAACAGCTGCCTAGTAGCAGTTGGCATAGTCGCTGCGGGGTAATGAGACGTTAAAAGGGAAAAGAACAGCGAACGGTTGTGCAAAAAGCAAAGTTAACgaataaagaagtaaaaaaaacagACTAAATTAAAGAGGAAAAGAGAATGGCAAGTGGTTTCGTCCAAGCCAGTAATGAATAGAATTTGGAGCGTCGAATGTGGCAAGAGATGCGGGGTGAGGTAAAAGTATATGGCATGAAGAGTGAGGAGCGTTTGGATGGCGGTAGCGGGTTGGCAGGCTGAAGGCTGTCACGATAAACCCAAGCGATACAAACAGACATTTTTGACGCTAATATGTATGACCATATGTACGCTTGTGGGGTAAAAGGGGGAGGAAAGTAGATCATTGAGAAGCTAGAAACtaaagaacatacatacatatgtatatataataaaagtaacgaatataatatacatgtgtatataatatttaatataactttttcaaCGACCAAgataatttcaacaaaattcaaGAAACTCCGATCATTAGTATAAACTAATGTATAATATAAGAAGTGAAAacctacatataaatatttcgtgcatattaatatattttgaagttcTCGTAAAATAATAGAGATCaatttatactaaaatattaatctttatattttattcttacaGAAGCAGCGGAGGCAAAAGCCGATCTCAGTAAACCAATAGTGTTCCAGAAGCGAAAAGAAACTCAGAGTATAAACTCCGAAGAATTGACAAGTGCCGGCAGCTCAAAATCCAATAATCATATTTCCAACATCTCTCAAACAATCAAAAAAGTCGAAAGTAGGAAGGAAAAATCAAACAAAGGCGAATCCAAGTCACTTAAAAAGAAGAAGGACAACCAAAAAAGCAAGCTATCGTTTGACGCCGACGAGGAGGAAGACGACGACGTATAAAATTGAATCCTCTTTCAAATACAACGTCATACTAGGCATTGTTTACCTTTTAACTAGTGCCCAACACTTGATGATCAAAATGTAAGTtaaagttttgttaatttttacaatatttcgaAATGTTAATGGTAGATTAATGAGTTTATGATAATACAgaatttgaaaacataaaattattgcCTTACCCTAACGACCATACCCATGTAGATACTCATTTTTCAACAACCAAGATCGATGACAGCAATACAGtccttaaatatacaaatattcaattccatttgtatgttatttacttttgaaattGTAAACTAATATAAATTACAGGCATATCCTAATGCCAGACccaaattgaataatttattttttctcaatttaaaaATCTTGTCCTGTGCGTGTAAAGCTGTGTAAGGTAATCTACTCATACCAAAATATGCATTTACAgctataaattaatatttttataccctaaacaggtactaagtttgccacgaatttgtttttattttcaagcaGCGATACAATCTACAAACAAACTGATCTGTCAAAATCAGGATAAAGGTCTTTTCATACCCTTCTATGGTTTACGAAATGTTTTTAGTGCGTCGAAGTTAATGAGTTTTCTTGTTCTTTCTAATTCCGAACTTTGTTTCTTTTTAATAgtatatgtttaaaatatattcatattaatGTTTTCCTATACGATCAACTAAAGAAAATTATGTTATTGAATTGCTTTCTCCTTTACTTTTTGCAGGACCCTAATAAATTTAGGATATGTATAAAGAACTTCTTTTGGTTTGTTTGTTCATATggtttcgttgttgttgtgactagatatcaaataatttttcaatttatttttgaagttctTAGTCGGTTAAAATACCGATTTTTCCTATTCGATGGGCCTTGTTGTCGTATCAACGTTTACATATACTATTTATAGCAAATGCCacgtttttactttttaacaaaaatgaaactcaatatatcataatataataataaggtATGGCATAATATAATGTAGTATATGCAAATACCACATAAAccacataatacatatgtatgtacatacataaagtaCATAAATGCAATGATCTAAAGAAGCACTATAAACGTACATATTTGGAATTTACATATACGACGTCATACTGATAACCTAACTGCTCAAGTCGAACTAGAAAAAATTACTTGCCTATCCAAACAGGGTTAGATCATCGAAATA from Bactrocera tryoni isolate S06 chromosome 5, CSIRO_BtryS06_freeze2, whole genome shotgun sequence includes these protein-coding regions:
- the LOC120776417 gene encoding uncharacterized protein KIAA1143 homolog, coding for MSGKRNISYVKPQDPSFLAKLKSQIGYKEGPTVETKRQKVDFDEHSSDSDREEEKPQIVVLQSGDLTAEEVQKEEARIAKEAAEAKADLSKPIVFQKRKETQSINSEELTSAGSSKSNNHISNISQTIKKVESRKEKSNKGESKSLKKKKDNQKSKLSFDADEEEDDDV